In Neptuniibacter halophilus, the genomic stretch TCAGTTCGGCGAGGGTACTAAAACCCTGTCGCTGGCGATCGCTGATAATCAGGGCTTCTCTATTGCAGGTGGCGGTGACACGCTGGCGGCTGTGGATAAGTACGAGATTGCAGATAAGGTTTCCTACATCTCTACCGGTGGTGGTGCCTTCCTGGAATTCGTTGAAGGTAAAGTGCTGCCGGCGGTTGCCGCACTGGAAGCGAAAAGCGCCTGATAAAGCGGCCCGGCGACAACGCCGGGCTCTGAATATGAGTGGATGGGTGGTAAACTCTGCCCATCCCTGCCTGTTGGCAAAGTTAACGAACATTTAAAGGTGACAAAATGGCTCTGATTTCCATGCGTCAGCTGCTGGATCACGCTGCAGAATTTGGCTACGGCATTCCGGCATTTAACGTGAACAACGTGGAACAGATGCGCGCGATTATGGAAGCGGCATCGAAAACCAACTCTCCGGTGATTGTTCAGGCATCTGCGGGTGCGCGCAAGTACGCGGGTTCCAACTTCCTGCGTCACATGATCGAAGCGGCAATTGCTGAATTCCCGCACATTCCGGTATGTATGCATCAGGACCACGGTACCTCACCGGCGGTTTGTCAGCGCTCTATTGCGATGGGTTTCTCCTCGGTAATGATGGATGGCTCGCTGATGGATGACGGCAAAACCCCGTCCAGCTACGAATACAACGTCGACGTAACCCGTCGTACCGTTGAGATGGCTCACGCCTGCGGTGTATCCGTTGAGGGTGAGCTGGGCTGCCTGGGTTCGCTGGAAACCGGTCAGGCGGGTGAAGAAGATGGTATCGGTGCAGACTGCACTCTGTCCCACGACCAGATGCTGACCGATCCGGACGAAGCGGCTGACTTTGTTTCCAAAACCGGTGTTGATGCGCTGGCAATTGCCTGCGGTACGTCACACGGTGCATACAAGTTTACCCGTCCACCGACTGGCGACATTCTGGCGATCGACCGTATTAAAGCGATCCACGAACGTATCCCGGATACTCATCTGGTTATGCACGGCTCCTCTTCTGTGCCTCAGGAGTGGCTGGCAGTGATCAACCAGTTCGGTGGTGAGATTCCGGAGACTTACGGTGTGCCGGTTGAGCAGATCGTTGAAGGTATCAAGTACGGTGTGCGCAAAGTGAACATCGACACCGACCTGCGTCTGGCTTCTACCGGTGCGATCCGCCGCTTCCTGGCCGAAAACCCGGCTGAGTTCGATCCGCGTAAATACCTGAAGAAATCGATGGATGCGATGACCGAGATCTGTATCGCCCGCTATGAAGCGTTTGGTACAGCAGGTAACGCCAGCAAACTGACAGCGATCTCGCTGGAAGATATGGCTGATCAGTACGAGTCCGGTGCTCTGGATCCGAAAATCGCCTGAGCTGCTGAAGATTGATGATAAAAACCGCCTTTATGGCGGTTTTTTTTCGTCTGTTTTCCACCGCTTATGCCGTTGTGGATGAAATGGGCTGACTATACTGAAGCTTTATATTTCGGTTCCTGTTTTATTGATCATCGGCATTGGTTTATCCACGGGGCCGGTTTACTCTGGGTTGAGGGTTTGTCCACAAAAGGATTGGTGATGAGTCATACAGCACCTGCTTTTCTTGCGCGTGAAGATCTGAACCGGCTGCTGCAGTTATTGCAGGGGCAGGGCTACCGTCTTTGTGGCCCGCAGGTCCGTGACGGCACCATTGTTTATGACCACCTCGCTGACACTGCCGCTTTACCCCGGGGCTGGCGTGATACTCAACAGCCCGGTCACTATCGTCTGCAACAGCACGACTCCCCGCGTTATTTTGACTGGGCCAATGGGCCACAGGCGATCAAACCCCTGACCTTCCCCGCCCGTGAGGTGCTTTGGGAGGCGCGCCGCAGAGAAAGCGGTGAGCTGGAATTTATTGTCCCGGATCAGGCGCTGGAAAAGGTTGCGGTTATCGGTGTAAAAGCCTGTGATCTGGCTGCGCTGGCATTGCAGGATCAACACTTCTTACAGGCTGAATATCAGGATCCGGGCTATCTGGCGCGGCGCAAAGGGCTGTTTCTGGTCGGGGTTAACTGCAGCCGTGCAGCGGCGACCTGTTTTTGCGTTTCCACCGGCGATGGCCCGGCAATAGAGCAGGGCTATGATCTGCTTCTGGATGAGCTGGAGGAGGGGTTCCTGATCCGTTCGGGTTCAGACTCCGGTGCCGTGCTGCTGGCAGAGTTGCCATTAGAGGCAGCGCTGCCCGGGCAGATCGACGCAGCGGAACAGCAGGTGCAACAGGTTGCCCGATCTCAGCAGCGTCGCTTGATGCCTGTGTCGCCCGGCAGCTTGATGCAGCAACGCCAGCATCCGCAGTGGGACGATGTGGCAGATCGTTGTCTGGCCTGTGGTAACTGCACTCAGGTTTGCCCGACCTGTTTCTGCCATCACCAGCAGGACCTGCTGCAACTGTCTGGCGAAGCGAGTGAGCATCAGCGTGAATGGGATAGCTGTTTCTCTGAATCCCATGGGCAGTTGGCGGGTTTTCAGGTGCGCAGCACCGTTAAGCAGCGCTATCAGCAGTGGATGACGCATAAACTGGACAGTTGGCAGGAGCAGTACGGCCGTTCTGGCTGTACCGGCTGCGGCCGCTGTATGAGTTGGTGCCCGGCAGCGATTGATTTTGTCGAAGAAGCCAACAAAATCACGGGGGATGGCTGATGAACTCCCATGTTTTTGCGCCGATGCGTGCCACCGTACTGGACAATATCCGTGAGTCTGAGGGGATCTTTACGCTACGTCTGCAACTGAGTGATCCGCAGCACCGGGCCAGTTATCAGTTTATGCCGGGCCAGTTTAATATGCTCTACCTCTACGGCGTGGGGGAAGTGCCGATCTCGATCGTATCCGATCCGCAGGATCCGGGAGTGATCGATCATACGATTCGCAGTGTGGGCCGGGTGACGCGCGGGTTGGCCAAACTGGAAGCCGGGGCAGAGGTCGGGCTGCGTGGCCCTTTCGGACAGGGCTGGCCGATGGCGCTGGCACGGAATAAAGACCTGCTGATCGTGACCGGTGGTCTGGGGTGTGCGCCGGTCGTGGCGGCGATCAATTTTGCTCTCAAGCGCAAAGCCTATTACGAAACGATCAATATTGTGCAGGGTGTTAAGCACAGTGATGACCTGATCTGGCGGCGGCAGTATGAGGCGTGGCAGGCGCTGGAGGGGGTTGAAGTATTTCTTGCGGCGGATCAGTCGGGGCCCGGCTGGCCGTTTCATACCGGCTTGATCACTGAGCTGCTGGGGCAGGTCACGGTGGATCTGAAAAATACGCTGGCGATGGTGTGCGGCCCCGAGGGGATGATGCATGCGGTGGCGGAATCGTTGCTGCAGCAGGGGTTGTCAGCCTATTCGCTCTACCTGAGCATGGAGCGCAATATGCAGTGTGCAGTGGGCCATTGCGGGCATTGCCAGATGGGAGCGGATTTTATCTGTAAGGACGGTCCGGTGTTTGCGTACCCGGATATCCGTGACCGGTTGTTGCTGGCGGGAGTGTGAAGATGGCTAAACCTACTCTGGCGGTGCATAAATTCAGCTCTTGTGATGGTTGTCAGTTGGCGCTGTTGAATATGGGGCCTGATCTGCTGGCGCTGGCTGAACAGCTTGAGATTAAGCACTTTGCTGAAGCCGGAATCGTTAATGAGTCTGCCCCTGTTGATATTGCGCTGGTGGAAGGGAGTGTGGTCACAGCGGCGGATGAAACACGGATCAGAGAGGTGCGTGCCAACAGCCGATACCTGATCAGTATGGGAGCCTGTGCGACCTCGGGGGGGATTCAGGCGCTTAAAAATCTGGCGGAGGACCCTTCGGCCTGGGTCGGTCAGCTCTACCCGCAAACTGAGTTTATCGACTCTCTGGACCGCTCGCATGCGCTGAAGGCTTATGTCCGGGTCGATTTTGAACTCTGGGGCTGCCCGGTTAACAGCCGGCAGGTGGTCGCTGCGGCAGGACAGTTGCTGCAGGGAGTGAGCCCTGTGGATAACCGCGAAAAACTTTGTCTGGAGTGTAAGCGGGCAGGTCAGGTCTGTACGCTGGTCACCCGCGGTGAGCCCTGTATGGGGCCTGTGACCCGGGCGGGTTGCGGGGCGCTCTGTCCGGCCTTTGGTCGTGCCTGCTATGGTTGTTATGGCGAGGCTGAATTGAGCAACGGCGATGCATTGCAGCGCCGGCTGGAAGGGCTTGGGCTGGCACCAGAGCGAGCTGCAGCGCGGTTCCGGCTGATTCACCCGGATCAACAACAGCAAGATCCGCTTCAACTGTCGGGAGGTGACCATGACCCGGCGTAAGATTCAGATTAATGTGCCCAGTCTGGCCCGGGTCGAAGGCGAGGGTGCGTTGCACCTGAAAATCGAACAGGGCCGGATTGAGCAGTTGCAGTTTCGCATCTATGAACCTCCGCGGTTTTTCGAACAGTTCATGCAGGGGCGTCACTACACTGAAGTGCCGGATATTGTCGCGCGGATCTGCGGTATCTGCCCGGTGGCCTATCAGGTCAGCGCGGTGAACGCGCTGGAGTCGCTGTTTGCGCTGGAGACGACACCCTGGATCAGTAATATGCGCCGCCTGCTTTACTGCGGTGAGTGGATTCAGAGCCACAGCCTGCATATCCATCTGTTAGCCCTGCCAGACTATTTCGCGGAGGAAACTGTGCTCGGGCTGGCAGCTAAAGAGCCGGAGCTGGTGCGACGTGGCTTTGCGATACAGGAGGCGGGAAATCGGCTGATTCGTTTCCTCGGTGGGCGCTCGGTGCATCCGGTGGGTATTCAGGTGGGCGGTTTTCATCATGCGCCTGCGGTTTCTGAGGCCCGCTCCCTGCTGAGTTTTCTTGAAGATACATTACCTCAGGCAGAAGCCTTACTGGAGTATCTGGCCGGGATGGCGTTGCCGGAGCAGAATCAGGCATTTACGTCTGTGACGCTGGCGCATCAGGAATACCCGATTGAACAGGGCGAACTGATCAGCTCGACCGGACTCAGGCTACAACCCGAGCAGTATGAATCTCACTTTAAAGAGCTGCAGAGCCCTCATTCCACCGCGCTCTGGAGCCTGCTCGACGGACAGGATTATCTGGTCGGCCCGCTGGCGCGGCTGAACCTGAATCAGGCGGTGCTGCCTGCCTTTTTACAGCGCCATCTGCAGCGTCTGGGCAATCC encodes the following:
- a CDS encoding 4Fe-4S dicluster domain-containing protein, whose protein sequence is MSHTAPAFLAREDLNRLLQLLQGQGYRLCGPQVRDGTIVYDHLADTAALPRGWRDTQQPGHYRLQQHDSPRYFDWANGPQAIKPLTFPAREVLWEARRRESGELEFIVPDQALEKVAVIGVKACDLAALALQDQHFLQAEYQDPGYLARRKGLFLVGVNCSRAAATCFCVSTGDGPAIEQGYDLLLDELEEGFLIRSGSDSGAVLLAELPLEAALPGQIDAAEQQVQQVARSQQRRLMPVSPGSLMQQRQHPQWDDVADRCLACGNCTQVCPTCFCHHQQDLLQLSGEASEHQREWDSCFSESHGQLAGFQVRSTVKQRYQQWMTHKLDSWQEQYGRSGCTGCGRCMSWCPAAIDFVEEANKITGDG
- a CDS encoding FAD/NAD(P)-binding protein gives rise to the protein MNSHVFAPMRATVLDNIRESEGIFTLRLQLSDPQHRASYQFMPGQFNMLYLYGVGEVPISIVSDPQDPGVIDHTIRSVGRVTRGLAKLEAGAEVGLRGPFGQGWPMALARNKDLLIVTGGLGCAPVVAAINFALKRKAYYETINIVQGVKHSDDLIWRRQYEAWQALEGVEVFLAADQSGPGWPFHTGLITELLGQVTVDLKNTLAMVCGPEGMMHAVAESLLQQGLSAYSLYLSMERNMQCAVGHCGHCQMGADFICKDGPVFAYPDIRDRLLLAGV
- a CDS encoding Ni/Fe hydrogenase subunit alpha, encoding MTRRKIQINVPSLARVEGEGALHLKIEQGRIEQLQFRIYEPPRFFEQFMQGRHYTEVPDIVARICGICPVAYQVSAVNALESLFALETTPWISNMRRLLYCGEWIQSHSLHIHLLALPDYFAEETVLGLAAKEPELVRRGFAIQEAGNRLIRFLGGRSVHPVGIQVGGFHHAPAVSEARSLLSFLEDTLPQAEALLEYLAGMALPEQNQAFTSVTLAHQEYPIEQGELISSTGLRLQPEQYESHFKELQSPHSTALWSLLDGQDYLVGPLARLNLNQAVLPAFLQRHLQRLGNPFPSQNMFHSMLARGVEICLALYEAITILREYQPDTPALELQVKAGVGCGWSEAPRGLLWHRYRVDSEGLIQEAKIVPPTSQNQARIEQDLRHSLHQFGLDHSTEALRLHSEKVIRNYDPCISCATHFLKMSVERQG
- the fba gene encoding class II fructose-bisphosphate aldolase (catalyzes the reversible aldol condensation of dihydroxyacetonephosphate and glyceraldehyde 3-phosphate in the Calvin cycle, glycolysis, and/or gluconeogenesis) — translated: MALISMRQLLDHAAEFGYGIPAFNVNNVEQMRAIMEAASKTNSPVIVQASAGARKYAGSNFLRHMIEAAIAEFPHIPVCMHQDHGTSPAVCQRSIAMGFSSVMMDGSLMDDGKTPSSYEYNVDVTRRTVEMAHACGVSVEGELGCLGSLETGQAGEEDGIGADCTLSHDQMLTDPDEAADFVSKTGVDALAIACGTSHGAYKFTRPPTGDILAIDRIKAIHERIPDTHLVMHGSSSVPQEWLAVINQFGGEIPETYGVPVEQIVEGIKYGVRKVNIDTDLRLASTGAIRRFLAENPAEFDPRKYLKKSMDAMTEICIARYEAFGTAGNASKLTAISLEDMADQYESGALDPKIA
- a CDS encoding sulfhydrogenase subunit delta, whose amino-acid sequence is MAKPTLAVHKFSSCDGCQLALLNMGPDLLALAEQLEIKHFAEAGIVNESAPVDIALVEGSVVTAADETRIREVRANSRYLISMGACATSGGIQALKNLAEDPSAWVGQLYPQTEFIDSLDRSHALKAYVRVDFELWGCPVNSRQVVAAAGQLLQGVSPVDNREKLCLECKRAGQVCTLVTRGEPCMGPVTRAGCGALCPAFGRACYGCYGEAELSNGDALQRRLEGLGLAPERAAARFRLIHPDQQQQDPLQLSGGDHDPA